A genomic region of Synergistaceae bacterium contains the following coding sequences:
- a CDS encoding ABC transporter substrate-binding protein: MKILKNCLYILFILIFTFFIVPAEAAPKRIISLTPAGTEILYALGQEKNLIANTTFCDYPPEAQKKPKVGGFASMNYEYFISKKADLIVIQDLHAQFIPQLEKLKIPFVTLRQETIEEVCDSIMTLGKATDSEKRAKELVTSIEKDIEYVSEKVKNSPRPKILLCISREFTGDKINIFFAAGNASFYNDMIKKGGGVNALKKQKITYPQISQEGLMMINPDVIIELIGDIDSGHSLTKGFAGMTNDLLKQQWLNGVQVKAVRDNHVHILNGSIYLRPGPRVGQALIGFARALHPEINW; the protein is encoded by the coding sequence TTGAAAATTTTGAAAAACTGTTTATACATTTTATTTATCCTTATATTTACGTTCTTCATAGTGCCTGCAGAAGCGGCTCCCAAGCGTATAATCTCACTAACTCCTGCCGGTACTGAAATTCTCTATGCTTTAGGACAAGAAAAAAACTTAATAGCAAATACAACATTTTGTGACTATCCGCCTGAAGCACAAAAGAAACCGAAAGTCGGCGGGTTTGCTTCTATGAACTACGAATATTTTATTTCAAAGAAAGCTGATTTAATCGTCATTCAAGATTTACATGCACAGTTCATACCCCAGTTGGAAAAATTAAAAATACCTTTCGTTACTCTTCGTCAGGAAACAATAGAAGAAGTTTGTGATTCAATAATGACCTTGGGAAAAGCCACCGATTCAGAAAAAAGAGCTAAAGAGCTTGTCACAAGTATAGAAAAGGACATTGAATATGTGAGTGAAAAAGTAAAAAATTCTCCTCGCCCAAAAATACTCCTCTGTATATCTCGAGAGTTTACCGGCGATAAAATAAACATTTTTTTTGCTGCAGGAAACGCAAGTTTTTATAACGATATGATTAAAAAAGGCGGTGGGGTTAACGCTTTGAAAAAGCAGAAAATAACCTACCCTCAAATATCTCAGGAGGGATTAATGATGATAAACCCCGATGTAATAATAGAGTTAATAGGAGATATAGACTCCGGACACTCTCTGACCAAAGGCTTTGCTGGAATGACAAATGATCTTCTTAAACAGCAGTGGCTGAACGGAGTTCAAGTTAAAGCTGTAAGAGATAATCATGTTCATATTTTAAACGGCTCGATATATCTGAGGCCTGGACCAAGAGTGGGACAAGCTCTCATAGGATTTGCTCGTGCTCTGCACCCGGAGATAAACTGGTGA
- a CDS encoding ABC transporter ATP-binding protein, with translation MITTPYIEVKNLSLSLEGAEILKDVSFLLEKGKFLAIIGPNGAGKSSLLKCMGRLYRDFSGDISLDGRLVSLMKAKEIARKISWVHQSEPSFLSFTVREFAKMSRYPWQRSLGNETKEDVEIVDRALSVASVQHIADRELNTLSGGERQKALIAAALAQGTEILFLDEPTSFLDYKHQVETLELIKQINKEEKMTILLVTHDINLALHGADEILAIKLGKLRWKGDSNALLSNGVLESIFDTTFQSFTTEKQKFPYVAPKGMIF, from the coding sequence GTGATTACGACTCCGTACATAGAAGTCAAAAATCTTTCCCTATCGCTTGAGGGAGCAGAGATATTAAAAGACGTCTCTTTTTTACTTGAAAAGGGCAAATTTCTTGCAATTATTGGCCCTAACGGAGCAGGTAAGAGCTCACTTCTCAAATGTATGGGGCGTCTCTACAGAGATTTTTCAGGAGACATTTCATTAGATGGGCGTCTAGTATCTCTTATGAAAGCGAAAGAAATAGCTCGAAAAATTTCTTGGGTGCACCAGTCTGAACCGAGTTTTCTGTCATTCACAGTGAGAGAGTTTGCGAAGATGTCACGCTACCCTTGGCAGAGATCGCTGGGCAACGAGACGAAGGAAGACGTTGAAATAGTTGATAGGGCACTCTCAGTTGCTTCTGTACAACACATAGCAGACAGAGAGTTAAACACTCTCAGCGGCGGAGAGAGGCAAAAAGCACTTATTGCTGCCGCACTTGCCCAAGGGACCGAAATATTGTTTTTAGATGAGCCAACGAGCTTCTTGGATTATAAACATCAGGTTGAAACGTTGGAGTTAATAAAGCAGATAAATAAGGAAGAAAAAATGACGATTTTATTGGTTACTCATGATATAAATCTTGCTCTCCACGGAGCGGACGAAATCTTAGCTATTAAGCTTGGAAAGCTTAGATGGAAGGGCGACAGCAACGCACTTCTTTCAAATGGAGTGCTTGAATCTATCTTTGATACCACTTTCCAAAGCTTCACCACAGAGAAGCAGAAGTTTCCATACGTGGCTCCTAAGGGGATGATATTTTGA